From one Perca fluviatilis chromosome 10, GENO_Pfluv_1.0, whole genome shotgun sequence genomic stretch:
- the LOC120566884 gene encoding non-histone chromosomal protein HMG-14A-like: MPKRKTAVTEGGDKDGGPQRRSARLSAKPAPPKPEPKVKKAAKKEKAVNDKKEDKKTKKAKENAEAEANEENHSENGEAKTNEVEEAPEEAKEEAKSE; encoded by the exons ATGCCCAAGAGAAAG acagcggtaacAGAAGGAGGAGACAAGGATGGTGGG cCCCAGAGGAGATCAGCTCGGTTATCAGCG AAACCAGCCCCACCCAAGCCGGAACCAAAGGTCAAGAAGGCAGCAAAG AAAGAAAAGGCTGTGAACGATAAGAAGGAGGACAAGAAGACCAAGAAGGCAAAGGAGAACGCAGAGGCGGAGGCAAACGAGGAAAACCACTCTGAGAACGGCGAGGCCAAGACCAACGAG GTGGAGGAAGCCCCCGAGGAGGCCAAGGAGGAGGCCAAGTCTGAGTAG